One Leclercia pneumoniae genomic region harbors:
- the phnD gene encoding phosphonate ABC transporter substrate-binding protein: MSYKAVAALAFTSLFSISTLLSPAYAEEQEKALNFGIISTESQQNLKPQWEPFLKDMETKLGIKVNAFFAPDYAGIIQGMRFNKVDIAWYGNLSAMEAVDRANGQVFAQTVAADGSPGYWSVLIVNKDSPINNLNDMLAKRKELTFGNGDPNSTSGFLVPGYYVFAKNNISTNEFKRTVNAGHETNALAVANKQVDVATNNTENLDKLKTSAPDKLKELKVIWKSPLIPGDPIVWRKNLSESTKDKVYDFFMTYGKTPEEKAVLERLGWAPFRASSDLQLVPIRQLALFKQMQGVKDNKGLKEEEKSSKVSEIQAQLDDLDRLTAALGAMTSVNKAVQ, from the coding sequence ATGAGCTACAAAGCCGTTGCCGCGCTGGCCTTCACCAGCCTGTTCAGCATCAGCACCCTGTTAAGCCCGGCGTATGCCGAGGAGCAGGAAAAAGCGCTGAACTTTGGCATTATTTCGACGGAATCACAGCAGAACCTGAAACCTCAGTGGGAACCGTTCCTGAAAGATATGGAAACCAAACTGGGGATCAAAGTGAACGCCTTCTTCGCCCCGGACTACGCGGGCATCATCCAGGGGATGCGCTTTAACAAAGTCGACATCGCCTGGTACGGCAACCTCTCCGCGATGGAAGCGGTAGACCGCGCCAACGGCCAGGTCTTTGCGCAGACCGTGGCGGCAGATGGCTCTCCGGGCTACTGGAGCGTGCTGATCGTGAACAAAGACAGCCCGATCAATAACCTCAACGACATGCTCGCCAAACGTAAAGAGCTGACCTTTGGCAACGGCGATCCGAACTCCACTTCCGGGTTCCTGGTGCCGGGCTATTACGTCTTCGCCAAAAACAATATTTCAACCAACGAATTCAAACGCACCGTCAACGCCGGGCACGAAACCAACGCCCTGGCCGTGGCCAACAAGCAGGTGGACGTGGCAACTAACAACACCGAAAACCTCGACAAGCTGAAGACCTCCGCGCCGGACAAGCTGAAAGAACTGAAGGTGATCTGGAAATCACCGCTGATCCCGGGCGACCCGATCGTGTGGCGTAAAAACCTCTCAGAAAGCACCAAGGACAAGGTGTACGACTTCTTTATGACCTACGGCAAAACGCCGGAAGAAAAAGCCGTTCTGGAGAGGCTGGGCTGGGCACCGTTCCGCGCCTCAAGCGACCTGCAGCTGGTCCCGATTCGCCAGCTGGCGCTGTTTAAACAGATGCAGGGCGTGAAGGACAACAAGGGTCTGAAGGAGGAAGAGAAGAGCAGCAAAGTGTCTGAAATTCAGGCACAGCTGGACGATCTCGACCGCCTGACCGCCGCGCTCGGCGCGATGACCAGCGTGAATAAAGCGGTGCAGTAA
- a CDS encoding zinc ribbon domain-containing protein YjdM, with protein sequence MQLPHCPKCNSEYTYEDNGLFICPECAHEWNDAEPAPDSDALIVKDANGNLLADGDNVTVIKDLKVKGSSSMLKIGTKVKGIRLVEGDHNIDCKIDGFGPMKLKSEFVKKN encoded by the coding sequence ATGCAGCTACCTCATTGCCCAAAATGCAATTCCGAGTACACCTACGAAGACAACGGTCTGTTTATTTGCCCGGAATGCGCCCACGAGTGGAACGATGCCGAACCGGCACCAGACAGTGACGCACTGATCGTGAAAGATGCGAACGGCAACCTGCTGGCCGATGGCGATAACGTAACCGTAATTAAAGATCTGAAAGTAAAAGGCAGCTCTTCCATGCTGAAAATCGGCACCAAAGTGAAGGGCATCCGTCTGGTTGAAGGCGATCACAACATTGACTGCAAAATCGACGGCTTTGGCCCTATGAAATTGAAATCTGAGTTCGTCAAAAAGAACTGA
- the phnF gene encoding phosphonate metabolism transcriptional regulator PhnF, whose amino-acid sequence MHLSRHPTSYPTRWQEIAAKLEVELRTHYRCGDYLPAEQQLADRYEVNRHTLRRAIDQLVERGWVQRRQGVGVLVLMRPFDYPLNAQARFSQNLLDQGSHPTSEKLLSVLRPASSHVADALGITEGENVVHLRTLRRVNGVAVCQIDHYFADLSLWPVLQHFANGSLHDFLQEATGIALKRTQTRISARRAQAKESKVLEIPNMAPLLCVRTLNHRDGEINATEYSVSLTRADMIEFTMEH is encoded by the coding sequence ATGCACTTATCCAGACATCCGACCAGTTACCCAACCCGTTGGCAAGAGATTGCGGCAAAGCTCGAAGTGGAACTTCGCACCCACTACCGCTGCGGGGACTATCTGCCCGCCGAGCAGCAGCTTGCCGACCGCTACGAAGTGAATCGCCACACCCTGCGCCGCGCCATTGACCAACTGGTGGAGCGCGGATGGGTACAGCGCCGCCAGGGCGTCGGCGTGCTGGTGCTGATGCGCCCGTTCGACTACCCGCTTAACGCGCAGGCGCGCTTTAGCCAGAACCTGCTCGACCAGGGCAGCCACCCCACCAGCGAAAAACTGCTCTCAGTATTACGTCCGGCCTCCAGCCACGTGGCGGACGCACTGGGCATTACCGAGGGTGAAAACGTTGTACACCTGCGCACCCTGCGCCGGGTCAACGGCGTGGCGGTGTGCCAGATCGATCACTACTTTGCCGACCTCTCCCTCTGGCCAGTGCTGCAGCATTTCGCCAATGGCTCGCTGCATGATTTTCTGCAGGAGGCCACGGGCATCGCGCTCAAGCGCACCCAGACGCGCATCAGCGCCCGCCGCGCGCAGGCAAAAGAGAGCAAGGTGCTGGAGATCCCCAACATGGCTCCGCTGCTCTGCGTGCGCACCCTCAACCACCGTGACGGCGAGATCAACGCGACGGAGTACTCCGTCAGCCTGACCCGCGCCGACATGATTGAATTCACCATGGAGCACTGA
- the phnE gene encoding phosphonate ABC transporter, permease protein PhnE produces MQTIPLPPPKRSWFSLISWAILLAVLVISWKGAEMDPLLLVKDSGNMATFAADFFPPDFSQWQDYLGEMAITLQIAVWGTALAVILSIPFGLMSAENIVPWWVYQPMRRLMDACRAINEMVFAMLFVVAVGLGPFAGVMALFIHTTGVLSKLLSEAVEAIEPGPVEGIRATGANKIEEILYGVLPQVMPLLISYSLYRFESNVRSATVVGMVGAGGIGVTLWEAIRGFQFQQTCALMVLIIITVSLLDFLSQRLRKHFI; encoded by the coding sequence ATGCAAACCATCCCTCTCCCACCGCCAAAGCGCAGCTGGTTCTCGCTGATCAGCTGGGCCATCCTGCTGGCGGTGCTTGTTATCTCCTGGAAGGGCGCGGAAATGGACCCGCTGCTGCTGGTGAAAGATTCCGGCAACATGGCCACTTTCGCCGCCGACTTCTTCCCGCCGGACTTCAGCCAGTGGCAGGACTACCTCGGCGAAATGGCCATCACCCTGCAAATCGCCGTCTGGGGCACCGCCCTCGCGGTCATCCTCTCCATCCCGTTTGGCCTGATGAGCGCCGAAAACATCGTGCCATGGTGGGTGTACCAGCCGATGCGCCGCCTGATGGACGCCTGCCGCGCCATTAACGAAATGGTCTTCGCCATGCTATTCGTGGTCGCCGTCGGTCTCGGTCCCTTTGCCGGCGTAATGGCGCTGTTTATTCACACCACCGGCGTGCTCTCCAAGCTGCTCTCCGAGGCGGTGGAAGCCATCGAGCCTGGCCCGGTCGAAGGCATCCGCGCCACCGGCGCCAACAAAATTGAAGAGATTCTGTATGGCGTGTTGCCGCAGGTGATGCCGCTGTTGATCTCCTACTCCCTCTACCGCTTTGAATCCAATGTTCGCTCGGCCACCGTGGTCGGCATGGTTGGCGCAGGCGGTATCGGCGTCACCCTGTGGGAAGCGATTCGTGGTTTCCAGTTCCAGCAAACCTGCGCCCTGATGGTACTCATCATCATCACCGTCAGCCTGCTGGATTTCCTCTCTCAACGTTTGCGTAAGCACTTCATCTGA
- the proP gene encoding glycine betaine/L-proline transporter ProP: MLKRKKVKPITLRDVTIIDDGKLRKAITAASLGNAMEWFDFGVYGFVAYALGKVFFPGADPSLQMIAALGTFSVPFLIRPLGGLFFGMLGDKYGRQKILAITIVIMSVSTFCIGLIPSYASIGIWAPILLLLCKMAQGFSVGGEYTGASIFVAEYSPDRKRGFMGSWLDFGSIAGFVLGAGVVVLISTVVGEANFLEWGWRIPFFLALPLGVIGLYLRHALEETPAFQQHVEKLEQGDREGLQEGPKVSFKEIATKHWRSLLTCIGLVISTNVTYYMLLTYMPSYLSHNLHYSEDHGVLIIIAIMVGMLFVQPIMGLLSDRFGRRPFIILGSVALFALSIPAFILINSNVLGLIFAGLLMLAVILNCFIGVMASTLPAMFPTHIRYSALAAAFNISVLIAGLTPTLAASLVESTQNLMMPAYYLMVIAVIGLATGLTMKETANRPLKGATPAASDIAEAKEILREHYDNVEQKIEDIDAEIEALQKKRSRLVDQHPRINE, encoded by the coding sequence ATGCTTAAAAGGAAAAAGGTTAAACCCATCACCCTGCGTGACGTCACTATCATTGACGACGGTAAATTGCGCAAGGCGATAACCGCGGCTTCGCTCGGTAACGCAATGGAATGGTTCGATTTTGGCGTGTATGGCTTTGTGGCCTACGCGTTAGGTAAAGTGTTCTTCCCCGGCGCCGATCCTAGCCTGCAGATGATTGCAGCGTTAGGTACGTTCTCCGTTCCCTTCTTAATCCGCCCGCTGGGTGGTCTGTTCTTCGGGATGCTTGGCGATAAATATGGTCGCCAGAAAATACTCGCGATTACCATTGTTATCATGTCCGTCAGTACCTTCTGTATTGGCTTGATACCGTCGTACGCCAGTATTGGTATCTGGGCGCCCATTCTGCTGCTGCTGTGTAAGATGGCCCAGGGCTTCTCGGTCGGTGGTGAGTACACCGGCGCGTCAATCTTTGTGGCTGAGTATTCGCCGGACCGTAAGCGTGGTTTTATGGGAAGCTGGCTGGACTTTGGCTCCATCGCAGGCTTTGTGCTGGGTGCGGGTGTCGTGGTCCTGATTTCCACCGTGGTGGGTGAAGCGAACTTCCTGGAGTGGGGCTGGCGTATCCCGTTCTTCCTGGCGCTGCCGCTCGGGGTGATTGGTCTCTATCTGCGTCACGCGCTTGAAGAGACTCCGGCTTTCCAGCAGCATGTCGAAAAGCTGGAGCAGGGCGATCGCGAAGGATTGCAGGAAGGGCCTAAAGTCTCGTTTAAAGAGATTGCCACTAAACACTGGCGTAGCCTGCTGACCTGTATTGGTCTGGTGATCTCCACCAACGTGACCTACTACATGCTGTTGACCTACATGCCGAGCTATCTGTCGCATAACCTGCACTACTCGGAAGATCACGGCGTACTCATTATCATCGCCATCATGGTGGGGATGCTGTTTGTGCAGCCGATTATGGGCCTGCTGAGTGACCGTTTCGGTCGTCGACCGTTCATTATTCTCGGCAGCGTTGCTCTGTTCGCGCTCTCGATTCCGGCCTTTATCCTGATCAACAGTAACGTGCTGGGGCTGATTTTCGCCGGTCTGCTGATGCTGGCGGTGATCCTGAACTGCTTTATTGGCGTGATGGCATCCACTCTGCCGGCGATGTTCCCGACGCATATTCGTTATAGCGCCCTGGCGGCAGCGTTTAACATTTCAGTGCTGATTGCCGGCCTGACGCCGACCCTGGCGGCCTCGCTGGTAGAGAGCACGCAGAACCTGATGATGCCTGCCTACTACCTGATGGTGATTGCGGTCATTGGTCTGGCGACCGGTCTGACCATGAAGGAGACGGCGAACCGTCCTCTGAAAGGCGCTACACCGGCGGCATCGGATATTGCGGAAGCGAAAGAGATCCTGCGCGAACATTACGATAACGTCGAGCAGAAGATTGAAGATATTGACGCCGAAATTGAGGCGTTACAGAAAAAGCGTTCTCGCCTTGTTGATCAACATCCGAGAATTAATGAGTAA
- the crfC gene encoding clamp-binding protein CrfC, producing MHTQTIFELSQEAERLLQLSLQNLETLKAMPVAIMDSTTTALTGESNNVLPLHFSARGLDAQQSMLNNELRKITRLEMVLAIVGTMKAGKSTTINAIVGTEVLPNRNRPMTALPTLIRHTPGQKEPVLNFSHVAPIDTLIKQLQIKLSNCDRGKLAQQLEIDKDMNALLGRIEKGEAFEKRYLGAQPIFYCLKNLNDLVRLSQALETDFPFSEYAAIEHIPVIEVEFVHLAGLDAHLGHLTLLDTPGPNEAGQPHLQKMLAEQISRASAVLAVMDYTQLKSISDEEVRQAISAAGRSVPLYALVNKFDQKDRNSDDEEQVRAMISGTLMKGYISPGQIYPVSSMWGYLANRARHELDQRGKLPDHQSQRWVQDFAEAALGRRWRTADLDDIEHVRHSADLLWEDSLFEQPIRKLIYAAYANASLYALRSASHKLLNYAQNAREYLDFRYQGLTVAFDELQLNITRLEEDMALLQRRQESVSDEVRHEVEEALCTAEGFINGQKGQIQQAISQVFSSDNLRDLTGYDLRLRSDDPAAAELLVLEDEGQAQIVLSKIRSSCEMILLAAQERISRELALRFDQLESTLARSLNDAMRPIETRIKEELSHAGFRARISFPAFQASQLNFNTRGLFNDVIARENLPASQVAGTSSVRETVSRWLNNPGWGWDDYVVTHTRYVINVAELHDKINHHIEQFCAQIRKALAAQVDVSVTAGMATFFAEFSLCLAGLQESLRDSLAVRQQNEHATRSLTQLLSQCISTATWIQEDTRLLRDDIQTLFAAEQP from the coding sequence ATGCACACACAAACAATATTTGAATTGAGCCAGGAAGCGGAACGGCTACTGCAACTCTCTTTGCAAAACCTTGAAACCTTAAAAGCGATGCCTGTCGCGATAATGGACAGTACTACCACGGCGTTGACGGGTGAAAGCAATAATGTCTTGCCGCTGCATTTCAGCGCCCGGGGTTTAGACGCCCAGCAGTCGATGCTGAACAATGAACTGCGCAAAATTACCCGGCTGGAGATGGTGCTGGCGATTGTTGGCACCATGAAGGCCGGGAAATCGACCACCATCAATGCCATCGTCGGTACGGAAGTGTTGCCAAACCGCAACCGCCCGATGACGGCCCTCCCCACGCTTATTCGTCATACGCCGGGCCAGAAGGAGCCAGTGCTGAACTTTTCGCACGTCGCGCCGATCGATACCTTAATTAAGCAACTGCAAATAAAGCTGAGTAATTGCGATCGCGGCAAGCTGGCGCAACAGCTGGAAATTGATAAAGACATGAATGCCCTGCTGGGGCGTATTGAAAAAGGGGAGGCGTTTGAAAAACGTTATCTTGGCGCCCAGCCCATCTTCTATTGTCTGAAAAACTTAAATGATCTGGTGCGCCTTTCCCAGGCGCTGGAAACCGACTTTCCCTTCTCTGAATATGCAGCTATCGAACACATTCCGGTGATTGAGGTGGAGTTTGTTCATCTGGCCGGGCTGGATGCGCATCTCGGACACTTAACACTTCTTGATACCCCCGGGCCGAACGAGGCCGGGCAACCGCATCTGCAGAAGATGCTGGCAGAACAGATCTCCCGCGCCTCGGCGGTGCTGGCGGTGATGGATTACACCCAACTTAAGTCGATCTCCGACGAAGAGGTGCGTCAGGCCATTTCGGCGGCAGGGAGATCAGTGCCGCTCTATGCGCTGGTCAATAAATTCGACCAGAAAGATCGTAATAGCGATGACGAAGAGCAGGTGCGGGCAATGATCTCCGGCACCCTGATGAAAGGGTATATCTCTCCGGGGCAGATTTACCCGGTCTCTTCCATGTGGGGATATCTGGCAAACCGCGCGCGTCACGAACTGGATCAACGCGGTAAATTGCCGGATCACCAGAGCCAGCGCTGGGTACAGGATTTTGCCGAAGCGGCGCTTGGCCGCCGCTGGCGCACCGCCGATCTCGACGACATTGAGCATGTTCGTCACTCTGCCGATCTGCTGTGGGAAGATTCCCTGTTTGAACAGCCGATCCGCAAGCTGATTTATGCCGCTTATGCTAATGCTTCGCTGTATGCCCTGCGTTCTGCATCGCATAAGTTATTAAACTACGCGCAAAATGCCCGTGAATATCTCGATTTTCGCTATCAGGGGCTGACGGTAGCCTTTGATGAGCTACAGCTCAATATCACCCGTCTGGAAGAGGACATGGCCCTGTTACAGCGTCGTCAGGAGTCGGTCAGCGATGAGGTGAGGCATGAAGTCGAAGAGGCGCTCTGCACGGCAGAGGGGTTTATTAACGGGCAGAAGGGGCAAATCCAGCAGGCGATAAGTCAGGTCTTCAGCAGCGATAATCTGCGCGATCTAACCGGCTATGACCTGCGTTTGCGTAGTGATGATCCTGCAGCCGCGGAGCTACTGGTGCTGGAAGATGAAGGCCAGGCGCAGATTGTGCTCAGTAAAATCCGCTCCTCCTGCGAAATGATTCTGCTGGCGGCGCAAGAGCGTATCAGCCGTGAACTGGCTCTGCGTTTCGATCAGCTTGAATCCACCCTGGCGCGCTCGCTGAATGATGCCATGCGCCCCATTGAGACACGTATCAAAGAAGAGTTGAGCCACGCCGGTTTCCGGGCGCGGATCAGCTTCCCGGCCTTCCAGGCCAGCCAGCTTAACTTTAATACCCGCGGCCTGTTTAACGACGTGATTGCCCGTGAGAACCTTCCTGCGAGCCAGGTGGCAGGCACGAGTAGCGTGCGTGAAACGGTCTCTCGCTGGCTGAATAATCCTGGCTGGGGTTGGGATGACTACGTCGTGACACATACCCGTTACGTGATCAACGTGGCTGAGCTGCATGACAAAATTAATCACCATATTGAGCAGTTTTGTGCACAAATCCGTAAAGCTTTGGCCGCGCAGGTCGATGTCTCTGTTACGGCAGGCATGGCGACTTTCTTTGCGGAATTTTCGCTATGTCTTGCAGGATTACAAGAAAGCTTGCGTGATAGCCTCGCGGTGCGCCAGCAGAATGAGCATGCTACCCGGTCGCTCACTCAGCTGCTTTCACAGTGTATCTCCACCGCGACGTGGATTCAGGAAGATACCCGACTGTTACGCGATGATATTCAAACTCTATTCGCGGCAGAGCAACCATGA
- a CDS encoding nickel/cobalt transporter, with translation MNTYRLTRDWRLPTAGLLALIVLFAGFTLHTHWNGFIQWCLATQITLHRYLVMYLLQLNNHQFSGGLWLLTGAFFYGVLHAIGPGHGKFIVTTWLSTNTESHRASRMVPFLGSLMQGVSAILFVFILAVGLNMASGDLSTSRWYVEKISAVMIGSFGAFIIYQALKSLLPRKMTLFAIKPLHEHSDQCGCGHHGVGAGMTQGDWKTRLGVILAIGARPCSGAIMILLFSNALGIVSWGMAAVMTMSLGTALSIMGLSLAVRYARERTVALFDSPASLRWLAPAARIAGGVVLILFAVVLFLTVIPISADGDFIAAGC, from the coding sequence ATGAATACATACCGTCTAACGCGCGACTGGCGATTGCCCACGGCAGGGTTGCTGGCCTTGATAGTCCTCTTTGCTGGCTTCACGCTGCACACTCACTGGAACGGCTTTATCCAGTGGTGCCTCGCCACCCAAATCACGCTGCATCGTTATCTGGTGATGTATCTGCTGCAACTGAATAACCATCAGTTCAGCGGCGGGCTATGGCTACTGACGGGGGCCTTTTTTTATGGCGTGCTGCATGCTATCGGCCCCGGGCATGGCAAATTTATCGTAACCACCTGGCTCAGCACCAATACCGAGAGCCATCGGGCATCTCGCATGGTGCCGTTTCTCGGGAGCCTGATGCAGGGCGTCAGCGCCATTCTGTTTGTGTTCATCCTCGCCGTCGGCCTGAATATGGCGTCCGGCGATCTGAGCACCAGCCGCTGGTACGTCGAGAAAATCAGCGCCGTGATGATCGGTTCATTCGGTGCCTTCATCATCTATCAGGCGCTAAAAAGCCTGCTGCCCCGCAAAATGACCCTCTTTGCCATCAAACCGCTGCACGAACACAGTGACCAGTGCGGATGCGGCCATCACGGCGTAGGGGCCGGGATGACGCAAGGCGACTGGAAAACGCGTCTGGGTGTGATTCTGGCGATTGGTGCGCGGCCCTGCAGCGGCGCCATCATGATTTTGCTGTTCTCGAATGCGCTGGGGATTGTCAGTTGGGGAATGGCAGCGGTCATGACCATGTCGCTTGGTACCGCGTTATCCATTATGGGCCTGTCCCTGGCGGTACGTTATGCCCGTGAGCGCACCGTGGCGCTGTTTGATAGCCCTGCGTCGTTACGCTGGCTGGCGCCCGCAGCCAGGATAGCCGGAGGCGTGGTGCTTATTCTGTTTGCCGTCGTGCTCTTTTTAACGGTGATCCCCATCAGCGCGGACGGCGACTTTATCGCCGCTGGCTGCTAA
- the phnC gene encoding phosphonate ABC transporter ATP-binding protein, translating to MHTVIRVEKLSKSFNHNKALHAVDLTVQQGEMVALLGPSGSGKSTLLRHLSGLITCDKTPESHVELLGNTVQRAGSLARDIRKSRAQTGYIFQQFNLVNRLTVLENVLIGALGSTPFWRTCLRWFSPSQKQEALQALTRVGMTHFAHQRVSTLSGGQQQRVAIARALMQKAKIILADEPIASLDPESARIVMETLRDINQNDGITVVVTLHQVDYALRYCERIVALRQGHVFFDGASHQFDNERFDHLYRSINRVEERAQAA from the coding sequence ATGCACACTGTCATTCGCGTCGAAAAACTGAGTAAGTCTTTTAACCATAATAAGGCGCTCCATGCCGTTGATCTGACCGTCCAGCAGGGCGAAATGGTGGCGCTGCTGGGGCCTTCCGGTTCAGGAAAGTCGACCCTGCTGCGCCATTTGAGCGGCCTCATTACCTGCGATAAAACGCCGGAAAGCCACGTCGAGCTGCTGGGCAACACCGTCCAGCGCGCCGGCAGCCTGGCGCGTGACATCCGTAAAAGTCGCGCCCAGACAGGCTACATCTTCCAGCAGTTCAACCTGGTGAACCGCCTGACGGTGCTGGAGAATGTGCTGATTGGCGCGCTCGGCAGCACCCCGTTCTGGCGCACCTGTCTGCGCTGGTTCTCCCCTTCCCAGAAACAAGAAGCCCTGCAGGCGCTGACCCGCGTCGGCATGACCCACTTCGCCCACCAGCGCGTCTCCACCCTCTCCGGTGGACAACAGCAGCGCGTCGCCATTGCCCGTGCCCTGATGCAGAAAGCGAAAATCATTCTGGCCGACGAACCCATCGCCTCACTGGATCCGGAATCGGCGCGCATCGTGATGGAGACCCTGCGCGACATCAACCAGAACGACGGCATCACCGTGGTGGTCACGCTACACCAGGTGGACTATGCCCTGCGCTACTGCGAGCGCATCGTCGCCCTGCGTCAGGGACATGTCTTCTTTGATGGCGCAAGCCATCAGTTCGATAACGAACGCTTTGACCATCTCTACCGCAGCATTAACCGCGTCGAAGAGCGCGCTCAGGCTGCTTAA
- the kdgT gene encoding 2-keto-3-deoxygluconate transporter, which yields MKIKAAIERIPGGMMLVPLVLGAILNTLAPNTGAYFGGFTKGMITGTVPILAVWFFCIGASINLRATGTVLRKSGTLVLTKIAVAWIVAMLCAMFIPENGIQTGFFAGLSVLAIVSAMDMTNGGLYASLMNQYGTKEESGAFVLMSLESGPLMTMLILGSAGLASFEAHHFVGAILPFLIGFALGNLDHDLRDFFSKATPVLIPFFGFALGNTINLNVILQTGLLGIVLGVAVIIITGIPLIIADRVIGGGNGTAGVAASSAAGAAVANPVIIAQINPAFEPVAASATALVAASVIVTAILVPIITALYARRFGNIPAPEAEEQRVESLHH from the coding sequence ATGAAAATTAAAGCCGCGATTGAGCGCATTCCCGGTGGGATGATGTTGGTTCCGCTGGTGCTGGGTGCCATTTTAAATACCTTAGCGCCTAACACCGGGGCTTATTTCGGTGGATTCACTAAAGGTATGATTACCGGTACGGTGCCGATCCTGGCGGTATGGTTCTTCTGTATCGGTGCTTCCATTAATTTACGTGCAACCGGAACGGTATTACGTAAGTCCGGCACGCTGGTACTGACTAAAATTGCCGTTGCATGGATTGTGGCGATGCTCTGCGCGATGTTCATCCCAGAAAATGGGATCCAGACGGGCTTCTTTGCGGGTCTCTCCGTACTTGCCATCGTCTCTGCCATGGACATGACCAACGGCGGTCTCTACGCCAGTCTGATGAACCAGTATGGCACCAAAGAGGAGTCCGGTGCTTTCGTTCTGATGTCGCTGGAGTCCGGCCCGCTGATGACCATGCTGATCCTCGGCTCCGCAGGTCTGGCCTCGTTTGAAGCGCACCATTTTGTTGGCGCCATCCTGCCATTCCTGATCGGTTTCGCCCTCGGTAACCTGGACCACGACCTGCGTGACTTCTTCAGCAAAGCAACGCCGGTACTGATTCCCTTCTTCGGTTTCGCCCTGGGTAACACCATCAACCTGAACGTGATCCTTCAGACCGGCCTGCTGGGTATCGTGCTGGGCGTGGCGGTGATCATCATCACCGGTATTCCGCTGATTATTGCCGACCGCGTCATTGGCGGTGGCAACGGGACTGCGGGGGTGGCGGCATCATCCGCCGCGGGCGCTGCGGTGGCTAACCCGGTCATCATCGCGCAGATTAACCCGGCCTTTGAACCGGTTGCCGCATCCGCTACCGCACTGGTTGCGGCCAGCGTGATCGTCACCGCGATTCTGGTGCCAATCATCACTGCACTGTACGCCAGACGCTTCGGTAACATCCCGGCGCCGGAAGCTGAAGAACAAAGAGTGGAATCGCTGCACCACTAA
- a CDS encoding diguanylate cyclase regulator RdcB family protein: MTKQLLDGPGRTLECIHPKFMVDLVQGVDATRQTPLVPQQQQFRERLTQEIMTQTQLRPWAMAGMFSENAALRLGLAEKLAGMFDPGHLALTRMTQKLDALRQHTGLRNAPPPGLLQQYDTLSSHFQQRAVWKVKALGQRGLTVQAGEHTEQIFTRWRAGHYDGWSLAGRGYVALEELRWGAFGDACRLANADVSAMLKDELQNQVANYLALGINAAPATRHFYHQWLATPASPGLIDHKDMLGWLGDWCDVDRHPVCWSVTQSWQNVALGMPRLCSATRLAKAMVEEVFAE, encoded by the coding sequence ATGACAAAACAACTACTGGACGGTCCCGGGCGGACGCTGGAGTGTATCCATCCCAAATTTATGGTCGATTTGGTGCAAGGGGTGGATGCCACGCGTCAAACCCCGCTCGTGCCACAGCAACAGCAGTTTCGTGAACGTTTAACCCAGGAGATCATGACGCAGACTCAGCTTCGTCCATGGGCGATGGCGGGAATGTTCAGCGAAAATGCTGCGCTGCGGCTTGGGCTGGCAGAGAAACTGGCGGGCATGTTTGACCCCGGCCATCTTGCGCTTACCCGCATGACACAGAAACTGGACGCATTACGCCAGCACACGGGTCTGCGCAATGCGCCCCCGCCAGGCTTGTTGCAGCAGTACGATACCCTCTCTTCTCATTTCCAGCAGCGTGCGGTCTGGAAAGTCAAAGCGTTAGGCCAGCGCGGCTTAACGGTGCAGGCCGGTGAGCATACCGAACAGATCTTTACCCGCTGGCGGGCCGGCCATTACGACGGCTGGTCCCTGGCCGGGCGCGGTTATGTGGCGCTGGAAGAGTTGCGCTGGGGAGCGTTTGGCGACGCCTGCCGGCTGGCCAATGCCGACGTGAGCGCCATGCTGAAAGATGAGCTGCAAAATCAGGTGGCGAACTACCTGGCGCTGGGCATTAATGCGGCACCAGCCACGCGCCATTTTTACCATCAATGGCTTGCCACACCGGCGTCTCCGGGTCTGATCGATCATAAAGATATGCTGGGCTGGCTGGGCGACTGGTGTGATGTGGACCGTCATCCGGTCTGCTGGTCGGTGACGCAAAGCTGGCAAAACGTGGCGCTGGGGATGCCGAGACTCTGTTCGGCGACAAGACTGGCGAAAGCCATGGTAGAAGAGGTCTTCGCAGAGTAA